Proteins found in one Pantoea cypripedii genomic segment:
- a CDS encoding amino acid ABC transporter permease: MNDLIISSLPLLLKGLGITLLLSVAAIVGSTLLGLLAAVLRTSRLPVARQVAVLYTELFRGTPVLITLMFIYFGVAYFGYEINLFAAGILGLSIYQGAYIAEVFRAGIEAVPKGQWEVSWILGLSKRQTFLSVVLPQTRGIVLPPLVGQYLSLIKDTSIVSMIGMSELMHQGQAIVDRIGQPVVVYGLVAVLYFVVCFPLSRWVQHHQTRSQLS; the protein is encoded by the coding sequence ATGAATGACCTGATCATCAGCTCGTTACCGCTGTTGCTGAAAGGGCTGGGTATCACCCTGCTGCTGTCAGTAGCGGCGATTGTTGGCAGTACCTTACTGGGTCTGCTCGCCGCGGTGCTGCGTACCAGCCGGTTACCGGTCGCGCGCCAGGTTGCCGTGCTGTATACCGAACTTTTTCGCGGTACGCCGGTGCTGATCACCCTGATGTTTATTTACTTTGGCGTGGCGTATTTCGGCTATGAGATCAACCTGTTTGCCGCCGGGATTCTCGGTCTGAGCATTTACCAGGGTGCCTATATCGCCGAAGTGTTTCGTGCCGGGATCGAAGCTGTGCCGAAAGGACAATGGGAAGTCTCGTGGATCCTTGGCCTGTCGAAACGCCAGACCTTTCTTAGCGTGGTCCTGCCGCAGACGCGCGGCATCGTGCTGCCGCCGCTGGTGGGCCAGTACCTTTCCCTGATTAAGGATACCTCGATCGTCAGCATGATCGGCATGTCGGAGCTGATGCATCAGGGTCAGGCGATTGTTGACCGCATCGGCCAGCCGGTGGTGGTTTATGGCCTGGTGGCCGTGCTGTACTTCGTTGTGTGCTTTCCACTTTCCCGTTGGGTTCAACATCATCAAACCAGGAGCCAGTTATCATGA
- a CDS encoding amino acid ABC transporter ATP-binding protein: MSQSAITLSRITKSFGATQVLKEISLDVSPGEVLVLIGASGSGKSTVLRIMSGLETADGGEIWVNQVPLHDRKRSREICGHVGMVFQQFNLFPHKTALGNVTLALIKAQKLSEAEANKRGMAALTRVGLAERAHHYPAQLSGGQQQRVAIARALAVEPKIMFFDEATSALDPELVGEVMEVMRSLAREGMTMVVVTHEMGFARKTADRVVFMDQGVIAEQGSPEQIFVHPQNPRTQQFLSRVLEH, encoded by the coding sequence ATGAGCCAATCCGCCATTACGCTGAGCCGTATTACTAAATCCTTTGGTGCCACTCAGGTACTGAAAGAGATCAGCCTTGATGTCTCGCCCGGCGAAGTGCTGGTATTGATTGGTGCATCGGGTTCGGGGAAAAGTACCGTGCTGCGCATTATGAGTGGGCTGGAAACTGCCGACGGTGGCGAGATCTGGGTCAATCAGGTGCCATTGCACGATCGCAAACGCAGCCGGGAAATCTGTGGTCACGTTGGCATGGTGTTCCAGCAGTTCAATCTGTTTCCACACAAAACTGCGCTGGGTAACGTGACGCTGGCGCTGATCAAAGCACAGAAACTCTCCGAAGCCGAAGCCAATAAGCGTGGCATGGCGGCATTGACCCGTGTCGGTCTGGCCGAGCGCGCGCATCATTATCCGGCGCAGCTGTCAGGCGGCCAGCAGCAGCGTGTGGCCATTGCCCGTGCGCTGGCGGTTGAACCTAAAATTATGTTTTTTGATGAAGCCACATCAGCTCTCGATCCGGAGTTAGTGGGCGAAGTGATGGAGGTGATGCGTAGCCTGGCACGCGAAGGGATGACCATGGTGGTGGTGACCCATGAGATGGGTTTTGCGCGCAAAACCGCCGACCGCGTGGTGTTTATGGACCAGGGTGTGATCGCCGAACAGGGATCGCCAGAGCAGATTTTTGTCCATCCACAGAATCCTCGCACGCAGCAGTTTTTATCACGCGTACTTGAACATTGA
- a CDS encoding alanine racemase, translated as MSIQFPLVADGKLDAQQQAPKFKSVAGAGDTPLPIGTAVLASDKVFSPLLLMKQSALENNLRQLADFCREQGVMLAAHGKTSMSPAILRRAITEGGAWGLSAATPAQVRALRQFGIRNVFLANQLVDPAGIRWIGEWQRQHPDHGFLCYVDSLQGVRLLEQHLGGGQIAVLLEMSVSGGRTGCRSLGEALEIATAIAASPALQLVGVAGYEGALGAGRDSAGIARVHDYCQMLIATAARLAEKQLFASEHIILSAGGGAWFDVVTACFTEAQLPLPVTPLIRSGAYMAHDNGLYARINPFSQAGATHHFNAALEIWGRVLSRPEPGLAFVDFGRRDVPFDQDLPNPMWVREADGSAPRAAGAMRISEVNDQHAYLLLPEDDELKVGDWIGCGISHPCTAFDKWRYLPLVDDDYCVTDSLETAF; from the coding sequence ATGTCGATTCAATTCCCGCTGGTGGCGGATGGCAAGCTGGATGCGCAGCAACAGGCTCCAAAATTTAAATCCGTTGCCGGGGCGGGTGATACGCCGCTGCCAATCGGCACGGCCGTGCTTGCCAGTGACAAGGTGTTTTCACCGCTGCTGTTGATGAAGCAATCGGCGCTGGAGAATAACCTGCGCCAGCTGGCGGATTTTTGTCGTGAACAGGGCGTGATGCTGGCGGCACATGGCAAAACGTCAATGTCGCCCGCCATTTTGCGTCGCGCCATCACCGAAGGCGGTGCCTGGGGACTGAGCGCCGCCACCCCGGCGCAGGTACGCGCGCTGCGTCAGTTTGGTATCCGCAACGTCTTCCTCGCCAATCAGCTGGTCGATCCTGCGGGTATCCGTTGGATTGGTGAGTGGCAAAGACAGCATCCCGACCACGGTTTTCTCTGCTACGTAGATTCACTACAGGGAGTACGTTTGCTGGAGCAGCACCTCGGTGGCGGTCAGATTGCGGTATTGCTGGAAATGTCCGTCAGTGGCGGACGCACCGGCTGCCGTAGCCTGGGCGAGGCACTGGAAATTGCGACGGCAATCGCTGCCAGCCCTGCCCTGCAACTGGTGGGGGTCGCGGGCTATGAAGGCGCATTGGGAGCGGGTCGCGATAGCGCCGGTATCGCCCGCGTACATGACTACTGTCAGATGCTGATCGCCACTGCCGCACGGCTGGCGGAAAAACAGCTGTTCGCGAGCGAGCACATCATTCTCAGCGCCGGTGGTGGTGCCTGGTTTGACGTTGTCACCGCCTGTTTCACCGAAGCGCAACTGCCATTACCCGTTACCCCGCTGATTCGTTCCGGTGCTTATATGGCGCACGATAACGGGTTATATGCGCGTATCAATCCCTTCTCGCAAGCGGGTGCCACGCATCACTTTAATGCCGCACTGGAGATCTGGGGTCGCGTGTTATCACGCCCGGAGCCGGGACTGGCGTTTGTGGATTTTGGCCGCCGCGATGTGCCGTTCGATCAGGATTTGCCGAACCCGATGTGGGTACGTGAAGCCGATGGCAGCGCACCTCGTGCGGCTGGCGCGATGCGCATCAGCGAAGTTAACGATCAGCATGCGTATCTGCTGTTGCCGGAGGACGATGAATTAAAAGTGGGAGACTGGATTGGTTGCGGCATCTCGCATCCCTGCACCGCATTCGATAAATGGCGCTATCTGCCGCTGGTGGATGATGATTATTGCGTCACAGATTCACTGGAAACAGCATTCTGA
- a CDS encoding aldo/keto reductase encodes MQSILLNNGVSMPMLGFGVYQITDPAECEKSVLDAIEVGYRLIDTAAAYLNETQVGNAIRQSGIKREDLFITTKLWLQDTSYEGAKAQFERSLNRLQLDYVDLYLIHQPYGDVHGAWRAMEELSEQGKIRAIGVSNFHPDRLADLIAYNRIVPAVNQIEVNPFHQQLHPVAWMQSRQIQPQAWAPFAEGRNNLFENPLLTEIGQRYGKSVGQVILRWLWQRGVVSLAKSVRKQRMQENFSIGDFALNAEEMMLITAMDSGTSAFFSHRDPARVEAITKHKLDI; translated from the coding sequence ATGCAAAGCATCCTGTTAAATAACGGCGTCAGTATGCCAATGCTGGGATTTGGTGTTTACCAGATTACCGACCCGGCAGAGTGTGAAAAATCGGTGCTGGATGCCATTGAGGTCGGCTATCGTCTCATCGATACCGCAGCTGCCTATCTGAATGAAACCCAGGTCGGCAACGCTATCCGCCAGAGTGGGATCAAACGCGAAGACCTGTTTATTACCACCAAACTCTGGTTGCAGGACACCAGCTACGAAGGGGCTAAAGCCCAGTTCGAACGTTCTCTTAACCGCCTCCAGCTTGATTACGTGGATTTGTATCTCATCCACCAGCCTTATGGCGATGTGCATGGTGCCTGGCGCGCGATGGAAGAATTATCCGAGCAGGGAAAAATCCGTGCCATCGGCGTCAGCAATTTCCACCCGGACCGGCTGGCAGACCTGATCGCCTATAACCGTATCGTTCCGGCAGTGAATCAGATTGAGGTAAACCCCTTTCACCAGCAGCTGCATCCTGTTGCGTGGATGCAAAGCCGCCAGATTCAGCCGCAGGCATGGGCACCTTTCGCTGAGGGCCGCAATAATCTGTTCGAAAATCCCCTGCTCACCGAAATCGGCCAGCGTTATGGCAAATCGGTTGGACAAGTGATTCTGCGCTGGTTATGGCAACGCGGCGTGGTCTCGCTGGCAAAATCGGTGCGTAAGCAACGGATGCAGGAGAACTTTTCTATCGGTGATTTTGCGCTAAATGCGGAAGAGATGATGTTGATCACCGCCATGGATAGCGGCACCAGCGCCTTCTTCTCGCACCGCGACCCCGCTCGCGTTGAAGCAATAACCAAACATAAGCTGGATATTTAA